Below is a genomic region from Candidatus Neptunochlamydia vexilliferae.
CATCATGGGAAATATTGTTACCGCGGCTGGCGGGTTTGCCCTTGCATCAAAAGGACAGGTCAACCCCTCCCTTTTTTTTGCAATGCTATGCGGCCTAGCCCTTGTCATTGGCTCGGCGTGCGTCTTTAATAACTACATCGATCGGGAGCTTGATCGGAAGATGGTCCGCACAAGAAACCGCCCTCTAGCAAAAGGGCTTGTTTCAGTGCAAAGCGCCCTTATCTTTGGAACGATCGTAGGTCTTTTAGGGACCCTTACCCTAGCTTTAGGAACCAACCTTCTGACCACTGCAATTGCCCTTTTTGGTGTGTTTGCCTATGTCGCTCTCTATACCTTATCAAAGTACCGGACCCATTATGGGACCCTCATTGGAAGCATTGCAGGAGCGATTCCCCCTGTTGTGGGTTACTGCGCGGTGACAGGGCGGCTTGACCTAGGAGCGCTCATTTGGTTTGTGATGATTGTCTGTTGGCAGGTGCCCCACTTTTTCGCCATTGCGGTCTACCGTCTTAAAGATTATGCCGATGGGGGGATTCCGACCTTTCCCATCGTAAAAGGGATGAGGGCCACTAAGATCCACATGACCCTGTATACCGCTGCCTTTGTGATGGCTGCTTCGATGCTCACCCTCTGTGGCTACACAGGGGCTTTCTACCTGACCTTAGTCCTCCTTTTAGGGGGAGGGTGGCTCGTCCTTGCTTTCAAAGGGTTTAAGTGCTCAAGCGATCATCGCTGGGCGCGTAAGATGTTCATCTTCTCGCTCGTCATTGTCATGGCGCTTTGCACCGCCATTCCTTTTTCAATCGCCTAGGCCCAGTTGAGTCTTGTCTGATCGATCCCGAGGGGGAGCTCTTCAGTTGGCTTAGCGGCTGTAAAGACGTTATAGGCCTCCTCATGGAGGGCTGTCACCT
It encodes:
- the cyoE gene encoding heme o synthase; protein product: MSIETNIALTRPFSVKHYVMLMKPGIIMGNIVTAAGGFALASKGQVNPSLFFAMLCGLALVIGSACVFNNYIDRELDRKMVRTRNRPLAKGLVSVQSALIFGTIVGLLGTLTLALGTNLLTTAIALFGVFAYVALYTLSKYRTHYGTLIGSIAGAIPPVVGYCAVTGRLDLGALIWFVMIVCWQVPHFFAIAVYRLKDYADGGIPTFPIVKGMRATKIHMTLYTAAFVMAASMLTLCGYTGAFYLTLVLLLGGGWLVLAFKGFKCSSDHRWARKMFIFSLVIVMALCTAIPFSIA